The Petrocella atlantisensis genome has a window encoding:
- a CDS encoding ADP-ribosylglycohydrolase family protein: protein MTKIMNLGKDGNYMIGAIIGDIVGSRFEFNNHRSMEFELFTEDSFFTDDSIMTLAVAKAIMMTDQVVLNDLTSTSIDTEYLEQLSANTVKAMQSIGRKYPDCGYGGSFYGWIFSLDSQPYNSYGNGAAMRISPVSEVASSIEEVKKLSKAVTGISHNHEEGIKGAEATAIAAYLARTGHDKEQIRKYIEDHYYALDFTIDEIRKTYQFNETCQETVPQAIQAFLEADSFGGAIRNAISIGGDSDTLASITGSIAEAYYDVLLE from the coding sequence TTGACAAAGATTATGAATCTAGGAAAAGACGGTAATTATATGATAGGGGCAATTATTGGAGATATCGTCGGCTCACGTTTTGAGTTTAATAACCATCGTTCTATGGAGTTTGAATTATTTACGGAGGACAGTTTTTTTACTGATGATAGTATTATGACTCTGGCTGTAGCTAAAGCGATTATGATGACCGACCAGGTAGTTCTAAATGATTTAACCAGCACTTCTATTGATACGGAATATCTGGAACAACTATCAGCAAATACAGTTAAAGCTATGCAAAGCATTGGGAGAAAGTATCCGGATTGTGGTTATGGTGGTAGCTTCTATGGGTGGATTTTCAGTTTAGATTCACAGCCATATAACAGCTACGGTAATGGTGCCGCTATGAGAATAAGCCCAGTAAGTGAAGTGGCTTCATCAATTGAGGAAGTGAAGAAGCTTTCAAAGGCTGTAACGGGTATCAGCCACAATCATGAAGAGGGTATAAAAGGTGCCGAGGCAACAGCCATTGCAGCCTATTTAGCAAGAACCGGACATGATAAAGAGCAGATAAGAAAATATATTGAAGATCATTATTATGCACTAGATTTCACTATAGATGAGATTAGGAAGACCTATCAATTCAATGAGACATGCCAAGAGACGGTTCCACAAGCGATTCAGGCTTTTTTGGAAGCCGATTCATTTGGAGGTGCGATTCGGAATGCCATATCCATCGGTGGTGACAGTGATACCCTTGCATCCATAACTGGAAGCATTGCTGAGGCATACTATGATGTACTATTGGAATAA
- a CDS encoding vWA domain-containing protein has protein sequence MKKGLTELVFVLDRSGSMAGLESDTIGGFNSVLTKQKAEKGDANITTVLFDDKYELLHDRYNLGKTSKITEKEYFVRGTTALLDAIGKTIQKMGNVQKYAADDERAEKVMFVIITDGMENASTEYSYDQIKKMIDHQKKKYEWEFIFLGANMDAVETAGRFGISEDRAANYHADSEGTMLNYDVISETVSMVRSKRSIDSAWKDRIDKDYESRKRR, from the coding sequence ATGAAAAAAGGATTAACAGAATTGGTATTTGTACTTGACCGAAGTGGCTCAATGGCTGGACTTGAAAGTGATACGATAGGTGGTTTTAACAGTGTACTAACAAAACAAAAAGCAGAAAAAGGTGATGCTAATATCACCACCGTACTATTTGATGACAAATATGAATTGCTACATGATAGGTACAATCTTGGCAAAACATCAAAGATTACGGAGAAGGAATATTTTGTTAGAGGAACAACAGCGTTGCTAGATGCCATAGGTAAGACAATCCAAAAAATGGGCAATGTTCAAAAATATGCAGCAGATGATGAACGAGCTGAAAAAGTGATGTTTGTTATCATCACAGACGGCATGGAGAATGCAAGCACCGAATATTCCTATGATCAAATCAAGAAGATGATAGATCATCAAAAGAAAAAATATGAGTGGGAATTCATTTTTTTAGGAGCAAATATGGATGCAGTTGAAACTGCAGGTCGTTTCGGAATTTCAGAAGATAGAGCAGCTAATTACCATGCAGATAGTGAAGGTACCATGCTCAATTACGATGTGATTAGTGAAACGGTAAGTATGGTTCGCTCAAAACGTTCTATTGATTCTGCTTGGAAAGATAGAATTGACAAAGATTATGAATCTAGGAAAAGACGGTAA
- a CDS encoding macro domain-containing protein, translating to MPFEIVRNDITKMHVDAIVNPTNSKLYGTAGVDGAIHKIEGPRLREETAKIGRLEPGQCALTKAFNLPAGYIIHTVGPIWNKGTGRKEDILRNTYRNALELARKKGFESIAFPLISSGTYGCPKDVALNIAIRSIGEFLLFNEMTLYLVVFDKKSYQLSEDLFSSVEAYIDDNYIDEQEYTLLRRNRLMEKADYLQDDEALSESISSKMMEQVKPKKKSIDDAIHHLDETFSKTLLRMIDERGLKDPEVYKKANVTKQTFSKIRNNNQYNPTKQTVLAFAIALQLNLDEAKDLLLRSGYALSKSSRFDVIISYFFESENYDIYEINEVLFAYDQNLLGV from the coding sequence ATGCCATTTGAAATCGTAAGAAACGATATCACAAAAATGCACGTGGATGCCATAGTCAATCCAACAAACAGTAAACTGTATGGAACCGCAGGGGTTGATGGTGCCATACATAAGATTGAAGGACCAAGATTAAGAGAAGAAACAGCAAAGATTGGTAGATTGGAACCTGGACAGTGTGCTTTGACAAAAGCCTTCAACCTTCCGGCAGGATATATCATCCACACCGTCGGACCGATCTGGAACAAGGGAACCGGTAGAAAAGAAGATATACTTAGAAATACATATAGGAATGCGCTTGAACTGGCAAGAAAAAAAGGCTTTGAGAGTATTGCTTTTCCTTTGATATCATCAGGAACCTACGGCTGCCCGAAAGATGTTGCACTAAATATTGCTATTCGCTCAATCGGAGAATTCCTTCTCTTTAATGAGATGACCTTATACCTTGTCGTTTTTGATAAGAAATCGTATCAGCTCTCAGAAGATCTGTTTTCATCTGTTGAGGCGTATATTGATGATAACTATATTGATGAACAGGAATATACGCTTCTTAGAAGAAACCGATTAATGGAAAAGGCAGACTATCTACAAGATGATGAAGCCTTATCTGAGTCAATAAGTAGCAAGATGATGGAACAGGTTAAGCCAAAGAAAAAATCCATTGATGATGCCATACATCATTTGGATGAAACTTTTTCAAAAACACTGCTTAGAATGATTGATGAAAGAGGCCTAAAAGACCCTGAAGTATATAAGAAAGCCAACGTTACAAAACAAACTTTTTCAAAAATCAGAAATAACAACCAGTATAATCCAACAAAACAAACGGTACTTGCCTTTGCCATAGCCTTACAGCTCAATCTAGACGAAGCAAAGGACTTACTATTAAGATCTGGTTATGCACTGTCTAAGAGCAGTCGTTTTGATGTGATTATAAGTTATTTCTTTGAGTCAGAGAATTATGATATCTATGAAATCAATGAGGTGCTGTTTGCTTATGATCAAAATCTACTAGGTGTGTAG
- a CDS encoding DNA/RNA helicase domain-containing protein — MIIYKSTAYEFDLDVRYNKISDKLESEFKRVLGRDVSDSERRSFSNSLSKMNEVLINEDLVKKDCGVLIEYQLPSSSMRLDFMITGKDKFMNKNAVIVELKQWEKVEECNTSRQVYTYTGGRMREVNHPAVQVGTYKTYLEDYHSAFHKGMEETIKLFACSYLHNYKPIVGDKLLDMKFKSYLEEYPIFTADKTNQIGQFIKNNVEKGDGIELINIIEKSISKPSKKLIEHVNNIIDSKSEFILVDEQLVVFDRVMQLVRDNALIGTDERFVVIVKGGPGTGKSVVGLNLLSKILEAGKECVYLAANAAFKNGMMNKIDKDRAKVLFKHPYFYNKELTISDTTFQSVIVDEAHRLSTTPPPMQKSLDHTLVEEIISKTALSVFFTDDNQMIRPKDIGSYSHVKEVAETMGCEIYEYELDAQFRCAGSEGYLNWLDDVLGIKDTANASGWENLDNLEFYIVDNPNDLKMKMQMYQSIGLTSRVVAGYAWPWSKELTVGGKLINDVNIYEGSDLIFEMPWNPQDSYKGKRAKGIPKNTVEWAIDPIGVNQVGCIHTCQGLEFDYVGVIIGEEFKYNISTSSWEADVNKCFDTKIGKNSQKEFLRLAKNTYKTLLTRGIKGVYVYAVDKGTQDYLKSRLNIVKEIDDSRFYHTKKISLDEIFTKIGSTRMVAEDGGIFIEPESIKISKYNITPLNDIYMYCDIVEEHFLYDSLKLYAKRTVNDIDLDLKTVLESMPQVRNYSEVYQDLMADVGFMKFQILAIVKRVLKDENIISVVFVK, encoded by the coding sequence ATGATTATTTATAAGAGTACAGCATATGAGTTTGACTTAGATGTTCGCTATAATAAAATTTCGGATAAGCTGGAAAGTGAGTTTAAACGCGTATTGGGGAGAGATGTTTCTGATTCTGAAAGAAGGTCTTTTAGTAACTCATTAAGTAAAATGAACGAAGTATTAATAAATGAAGATTTAGTAAAAAAGGACTGTGGTGTATTAATTGAATATCAATTACCAAGTTCTTCAATGCGATTAGATTTCATGATTACAGGAAAAGACAAATTTATGAATAAGAATGCTGTAATTGTTGAACTTAAACAATGGGAAAAAGTAGAAGAATGTAATACAAGTAGGCAGGTATATACATATACCGGAGGCCGAATGCGGGAAGTAAACCATCCTGCTGTTCAAGTTGGGACTTACAAAACATATCTAGAGGATTATCATTCAGCCTTTCATAAAGGAATGGAAGAAACCATAAAGTTATTTGCATGTTCATACCTACATAACTATAAGCCAATTGTAGGCGACAAGTTGTTAGATATGAAGTTTAAGTCATACCTAGAAGAGTATCCTATTTTTACAGCGGACAAAACAAATCAAATTGGTCAGTTTATAAAAAATAATGTTGAAAAAGGCGATGGCATAGAACTAATCAATATTATTGAAAAATCTATTTCAAAACCAAGTAAAAAATTAATTGAGCACGTAAATAATATCATTGATTCTAAATCGGAATTTATATTAGTGGATGAACAATTAGTTGTGTTTGATAGGGTTATGCAATTAGTTAGAGATAATGCATTAATCGGAACGGATGAACGTTTTGTTGTTATCGTTAAAGGCGGACCGGGAACAGGAAAATCAGTTGTGGGGTTAAATCTACTAAGTAAGATTTTAGAGGCAGGAAAAGAATGTGTGTATTTAGCTGCAAATGCCGCATTTAAAAATGGAATGATGAACAAAATTGATAAAGATAGAGCTAAAGTTTTATTTAAGCACCCATATTTTTATAATAAAGAGCTGACAATTTCAGACACGACATTTCAATCAGTGATTGTGGATGAAGCACATCGCTTAAGTACAACACCCCCGCCAATGCAGAAAAGTTTGGATCATACATTGGTTGAAGAAATTATCAGTAAGACTGCCTTGTCAGTATTTTTTACAGATGACAATCAGATGATAAGACCTAAAGATATAGGTTCGTATAGTCACGTGAAAGAAGTAGCTGAAACCATGGGGTGTGAGATTTATGAATATGAATTAGATGCTCAGTTTAGATGTGCTGGGTCAGAAGGTTATCTTAATTGGTTGGATGATGTATTGGGAATCAAAGATACAGCCAATGCAAGTGGTTGGGAGAATTTGGATAATTTAGAGTTTTATATAGTAGATAACCCGAATGATTTGAAGATGAAAATGCAAATGTATCAAAGTATCGGATTGACATCAAGAGTTGTAGCAGGATATGCTTGGCCATGGAGTAAGGAACTTACAGTCGGTGGTAAGTTGATTAATGATGTCAATATTTATGAAGGTAGTGATTTGATATTTGAAATGCCATGGAACCCACAAGATAGTTACAAAGGTAAACGTGCAAAAGGTATTCCTAAAAATACAGTTGAATGGGCAATAGATCCGATTGGCGTAAATCAAGTTGGTTGCATACATACATGCCAAGGGTTAGAATTTGACTACGTTGGCGTTATTATTGGTGAAGAGTTTAAGTATAATATTAGTACGAGTAGTTGGGAAGCTGATGTAAATAAATGTTTCGATACTAAGATTGGCAAAAACAGTCAAAAGGAGTTTTTGAGGCTTGCAAAAAATACGTATAAAACATTATTGACGAGAGGTATAAAAGGCGTATATGTTTATGCTGTTGATAAGGGAACACAAGATTATTTGAAAAGTCGTTTGAATATAGTAAAGGAAATTGATGATTCGAGATTCTATCATACAAAAAAAATATCATTAGATGAAATATTTACGAAGATTGGAAGTACTAGAATGGTTGCTGAAGATGGGGGGATATTTATAGAACCGGAATCAATTAAAATCAGTAAGTATAATATTACACCTCTGAATGATATCTACATGTATTGTGATATAGTAGAAGAGCATTTTTTGTACGACTCATTAAAACTTTATGCGAAAAGAACTGTAAATGACATTGATTTAGATTTAAAAACAGTGTTAGAAAGTATGCCACAAGTGAGAAATTATTCTGAAGTATATCAGGACTTAATGGCAGATGTTGGGTTCATGAAATTTCAGATATTAGCAATTGTAAAAAGGGTTTTGAAGGATGAAAATATCATTTCAGTGGTCTTTGTTAAATAG
- a CDS encoding nucleotide pyrophosphohydrolase: MKNLIKRVLEFRDQRDWKQFHTPENLAKSIVIEAGELLENFQWNTEYNENNVHDELADIMNYCILMADALDVDIVDIMYKKIDKNEKKYPVNKAKGNSKKYTEL; this comes from the coding sequence ATGAAAAACTTGATTAAGCGAGTTTTAGAGTTCCGTGATCAGCGTGATTGGAAGCAATTTCATACACCAGAAAATCTTGCAAAATCGATAGTAATTGAAGCTGGTGAGCTTCTTGAAAACTTTCAATGGAATACCGAGTATAACGAAAATAACGTGCATGATGAACTAGCTGATATTATGAATTATTGTATATTAATGGCAGATGCCTTGGATGTAGATATTGTTGATATCATGTACAAAAAAATTGATAAAAATGAAAAAAAATATCCAGTAAACAAGGCAAAAGGTAATAGCAAAAAATATACAGAACTATAA